The genomic DNA TGAGTATGCATGATCTTTTTCAAAAAGCTGATCCCGTCCATTCTTGGCATTTCTATATCCAGAACGATTACATCAGGCCATCGTTCAGACTTTCCTAATTTTTCTAATGCAAAAACTGGATCAGGAGATGATCCGATCACCTTGATATCGGAATTCATTTCCAGAACTTGTTTTAGTACGGATCTGACTACTGCAGAATCGTCTATAATATATACGTATATCATGTTATACTAATTTTTAGGGTTTTCCATATACACTTCCCCGTCCCAAAGAGAGAAATATATTTTTCGATGGGATTTACCTCCGGTATTGGAAGCTGTTAGGTCTATATTCGCCTTACGAACTAGATCAAGAACGGATTCGACGTTTTTTTCACCTATCTCTACGATCTTTTTCACTTCTTCCAGTTTATCTTCTTCCGGAGAAAACATGGACGCACCGCCGAAAATTTTGCATACGAATCTGCCAGGTCTTTCTCCCAATTTTTGGAAGTGTTTTAGAAAAGATTCCAATGCATCATCTGCATACTTCGGATGAGGTTCCGGAATATGAGAAGGCCGTTTAGGCAGCATGATATGAGCCATTCCTCCTACCTTGGAATAAGGATGCCAAAAACATAATGCAACACAAGAGCCTAATAATGTGCGGATCCTTGTACCATTTTCACCCCAATAGAAACCTCCAGGTTGGAGAAAAATATCCTTAACGATTTCGGGTTCCATTCTTAACCGGCGGAGACTGCATTAACCGCTTCTTCTTTGGTTTCTTCTAAAGCGGTCAATTCTTCTACAGTCAATAAACGAAGAAGATTGAGCAAAAGAATAAATCCGCTCGCTTGCCTTGCCATACCTGCCAAAAAATCCACACGTATCCTGGAGCCGAATGTAGGAGGAGGTTCAATTTCAGAAGAAGGTATACCTAATACTTCGTATACGGATTCTACGATGAGACCGATATCCATCCTGGCACCGTTTACTGATTCGGGAACTTCTACTATCACGATACATGTTCTTTTATCAGGAGAATGTTTCTTTCTGAAAAACTTATCGCATACATCCAAGACCGGGACCACATTCCCTCTTAGATTGATTACCCCCGGAATAAAAGAAGGCATCATTGGGACAGTAGTTACATGAGTGTATTCTAAGATCTCTTTTACATTCAGAAGTCCTATTCCGAAAGTCTCCTCTCCGATCTTAAAGGTCAAATACTGGTTGTCTTCGAAAGTGCTCATGTATAAACCTCAGTATTTTTCAAACTTAGGTTTGTCTGGAATACTTACAGTCCGTACAGCCGCTAAACTTTTGGATCCGTTCCCGGTAGTTTCTCTTCCCTGAGATTCTTTGCTCAATCTGAAGAATAGCACTGATTCTCTTAGAGATTCGGCTTGGCTATTCATCTCTTCAGCGATCGCAGCTAACTCTTCGGAAGCAGAAGCATTTTGTTGAGAAACCTGATCTAACTGTCCCATTGCTTTATTGATCTCAACTACACCGGATGCCTGTTCTTCACTGGAAGCCGTAATTTCCTGCACCAAATCTGCAGTTTTTCTAATATTCGGAACAATCTCATTAATGAGTTTTCCTGCTTTTTCTGCGATTGCAACGGAGGATACGGCAAGACCCGAGATCTCATTAGCGGATTTTTGGCTTCTTTCTGCTAACTTTCTAACCTCAGAAGCTACTACTGCGAATCCTCTTCCATGTTCTCCCGCTCTTGCGGCTTCGATCGCGGCGTTTAAGGCGAGTAGATTCGTTTGGTACGCAATATCTTCTATGATTGAAATTTTTTCTGCGATTTGTTTCATCGCTGACACAGTCTCGGTCACAGACTTACCACCATCTTCCGCATCCTTAGAAGATTGACTTGCTATTTGTTCCGTCTGCTTGGAATTACTAGCGTTTTGATCAATGGAAGCAGTCATTTCTTCCAATGAAGAAGTAGTTTGTTCTACGGAAGCAGCTTGTTCTGAGGCACCCTGACTAAGCGAATTAGCGGTGGAAGAAACTTCTCCAGCAGAGCCGACGAGGCTTCCTGCTTTCATTACTATATCACCCATGATCTCGTTCAGTTTATCTACCGTTGTATTTCCATACTCTTTCAGTTTTCCGAATGTCCCGAAGTATTCATTCTCAATTTTAGAAGTAAGATCCCCGTTCGCTAACCTTTCTAGGGCGTCTACTACTTCGTTTAATCCGGTTTCACTGACTTGTAAGAATGAGTTAATACCTTCTCCTAAACTTCTAAAGAAGCCGTCTTTTCCTTCCAATCTTACGCGAGTTTTGAAATCTCCTTTTGCTGCGGCACCTACAATCTCTTCGATCTCTTTTTGAACCGCAAGTTCAGCAGTTACATCGGACCATTCCACAACCGCTCCTAACCTTTGTCCGTCAGAACTCAAGATAGGGTTCGCGATCAGATTAAATGTTCTTCCACTGATCACGATCGAAGACTCGTAGGTTGAATTCAGATTACCTACCAAATTTCTTTGGTGGGCGGGATTTTTATGGAAGGTATCAATATTGGTTCCAAGCAAACTTTGTAGATTGAAAGAAGCCAATTGTTTCCTAATATCTCCTTCGCTGTTTTGGAACATCTTATATACGGCTTTATTCATATACTTAATGTTAAAATCGTTATCAGCAATCATTACGTTAGTTGAAGTATTGTCTAATGCCACCTTGATACGTGTGAGCTCGTCATTCTCTAGTTTGCGAGCTTCCGCGACTTTTTTCTGCTCTGTCACATCGGACCATTCTACAACCGCGCCCAATCTGTCCCCGTTGTCTGTAAGGATTGGATTTGCGATCAAATCGAATGTTCTTCCTCCGATTTCAATACTAGATTTAAAAGTGTTCGTAAAAGAACCGAGTATTCCTCTTTGGTGGGCAGGATTTTTGTGATAAGAATCAATATTCGACCCAAGCAATTTATTTAAATGGAAATTAGTGAGTTGTTTTCTAATATCGGATTCACCTATTTCAAACATCTTCACGATCGCTTTGTTCATATATTTGATATTCAAATGAGTATCAGCGATCATGATATTTGTACTGGTATTATCCAAAGCAACTTTGATACGAGTAAGCTCCTCGTTCTCTTGGCGTCGGACCTCCAACATTTTCTTTTGCTCGGTTACGTCTGCCCATTCTACTACAGCTCCGAGTCTGTCACCCGATTCCGTTAAAATCGGATTAGCAATCAGATCAAAACTTCTGCCGCCAATTTCAATATTAGAGCGGAATGTTTGGTTCAGTTCTTTTAGGATACCTCTTTGGTGAGCAGGATTTTTATGATAACTATCAATATTAGAGCCCATCAAAGATTCCATTCTGAATTGACTAAGTTGTTTTTTAATATCCTCTTCCGCGTTCCCAAACATCTTACGGATGGACTTGTTCATGTACGTGACCTTTAAATTTTGGTCAGCCATCATGATATTCGTAGTCACATTGTCCAAAGCGGTTTTGATCCGAATAAATTCTTCCGAATCAGAACTACCGGTATTTACAATACTTCCGGAAGAGAAAGGTTTTAGATAAATAACAAGAGCAGGTAAGAGAAGGGTCCCAAATATAGCGAACAGAAAATGATAATATACTGGGACTTCTTTCTGGACAGGAATAGAAAGTGAAGATCTGGATCTATTCCAGTCGGATTTTAATTTTTCTAATTTAGGTAGAGAGTTCTCGGAAACTTGATTTAGAAAATTCTCTCTCGTATCCTTGGCCTGGATCCCCAAAATACCTTTTGCGGCTAGGATACTTTCTTGGAGAGAATCCAGATCTTTTTGGAATTGTTGTATATCTTCCGGATTTTTTAAACCGGAAGAAAATTCTTTCAGATTTGATGAAATCTCGTTTTGGATCGTTTTCAGATCTTCTAATTTAGAAGAAATGGATTCTTTACTTTGGCCGGGTAGAAATAAAGAATACAGCCCGGATTCATAATCCTTTAATTCCGAATATATTGTATCGGAAGAGACTAAATTTTTATCCGAAGATCCGGTCTCGAATCCGTGATCATACAAATAACTCCAGCCGGCTGAGCCGAATGTCAGAACTATTCCTAACAATAACGACCAAACAATTACGCTTAATTTTAATTTACCCTGTCCCATACGATTTACCTATACTATAAATTAATTATTTCCTTTATTATCGAGTCACTCAACGTGCGAGTGTCCTATCTCTTAAATTAGTTCTTTGGATCTTTAATAGGGAATGAAGACCAGGCACGTCCAGAATGAACGCGATCTTTCCTGTACCTAAAACGGAGGTCCCGCTGATACATTGTATCCCTTTGAAAATTTCATTCAAAGGTTTGATTACCGATTGGATCTCTCCTAATAGATCATTTACCAAAATCCCGAAATTTCTACCGTCATGTTCTAAGACGAGGACATTCTTCCTTCCTTCATCCGGATCGGGCAGACCTAAAAATCTTCCTAAGTGCAGAATTGGTAAAACTTCTCCTCTTAGATTTATAGAACCTGCTATTTCTTCGGGTAGAAGTTGTAGTTCCGACTCCATTGTCTCTCTTACCCAATCCATAGGCACTACGAAGTAAGAATCACAGGATCTAACTAAGAATCCATCTATGATCGCGAGTGTAAGAGGAAGTCGGATAGAGAATACGGAACCTTTCCCAAATTCAGATTGTACATTCACTGAACCTCTAAGAGATTCTATATTGCGAAGTACGACATCCATTCCAACACCTCTACCTGAAAGGCTTGTAACTGACTCCGCAGTTGAAAATCCCGGTTGGAAAATTAGATTAAAAATTTCTTGTTCGTTTAATACTTGGGCAGGATCTATCAGACCTTTTTCGATCGCCTTCTGCCTGATCTTTTCATGATTGATGCCTTTTCCATCATCAGAGATCTCAATCGAAATACTGCCGGTGGAATGAGAGGCTTGTATTTTTAATTTACCTCTTTGCGATTTTCCGAGATTTGTTCTTTCTTGGCTGGGCTCTATTCCATGATCTAGCGCATTTCTTAAGATATGAACGATAGGATCGTTTATTTTTTCGATCACTGAACGATCTAATTCTGTTTCCCCGCCCAATATTTCGAAGTCCACTTCCTTTCCAAGTTCTAAGGAAATATCTCTTACTGTTCTTCTATACTTTTCGAAAAGTTCTCCTATAGGCACCATTCTAAGTGCCATTGCAGTCTCTCTGATCTCTCCAACAAGTCTGGATAATACTTCAGCAGATTCGTTTAAGTCTGAATCTTCCT from Leptospira selangorensis includes the following:
- a CDS encoding chemotaxis protein CheW, whose amino-acid sequence is MSTFEDNQYLTFKIGEETFGIGLLNVKEILEYTHVTTVPMMPSFIPGVINLRGNVVPVLDVCDKFFRKKHSPDKRTCIVIVEVPESVNGARMDIGLIVESVYEVLGIPSSEIEPPPTFGSRIRVDFLAGMARQASGFILLLNLLRLLTVEELTALEETKEEAVNAVSAG
- a CDS encoding chemotaxis protein CheA; this translates as MDLSEIKEAFIQESLELLSGAELHLLQMEKGEFNEEAIHSMFRSVHTVKGTAGMFGYESIEECSHELETLLDLARSGKTELDPAKIDFLLRAIDHLKRIVEDPVPGRDLAPELEAEQTKIIKEAQGFTGKVSEKKEIKNPASDLVSNKAEKKGTVNSNWQITFFPGENIFKDGMDPFSFLKYLRTVGEIQYLYVYKTKLPDWNNWDSENCYLGYEVQLKSSSEKKDLESVFSFVKDSSFLRLIPPNSSEEIFHTISNEIPCEKEEYFKALELQGLRFQTPTPAYSSGISKEQTSPKKSEAEKVQTTQIVPKLIRIDSAKVDQLVNLVGELIISEASLGRLLVDKEDSDLNESAEVLSRLVGEIRETAMALRMVPIGELFEKYRRTVRDISLELGKEVDFEILGGETELDRSVIEKINDPIVHILRNALDHGIEPSQERTNLGKSQRGKLKIQASHSTGSISIEISDDGKGINHEKIRQKAIEKGLIDPAQVLNEQEIFNLIFQPGFSTAESVTSLSGRGVGMDVVLRNIESLRGSVNVQSEFGKGSVFSIRLPLTLAIIDGFLVRSCDSYFVVPMDWVRETMESELQLLPEEIAGSINLRGEVLPILHLGRFLGLPDPDEGRKNVLVLEHDGRNFGILVNDLLGEIQSVIKPLNEIFKGIQCISGTSVLGTGKIAFILDVPGLHSLLKIQRTNLRDRTLAR
- a CDS encoding chemotaxis protein CheD, which encodes MEPEIVKDIFLQPGGFYWGENGTRIRTLLGSCVALCFWHPYSKVGGMAHIMLPKRPSHIPEPHPKYADDALESFLKHFQKLGERPGRFVCKIFGGASMFSPEEDKLEEVKKIVEIGEKNVESVLDLVRKANIDLTASNTGGKSHRKIYFSLWDGEVYMENPKN